From Lolium perenne isolate Kyuss_39 chromosome 5, Kyuss_2.0, whole genome shotgun sequence, a single genomic window includes:
- the LOC127299851 gene encoding uncharacterized protein — protein MAGEDNERGSSTSTVAFPLPHADLDFVPIDPPSRETSSREEAEEQALLLYALRHAAGVDMEMEPGDDDDERFALPIPHLSLAGGNPFPSRTARVASPAVAVKKLKLETRTYGGPELEGRSADDSTGCVICIQDYEVGDEISVVPCSGRHQFHRRCIDVWFTRKRLCPLCRHALSAELQRGLN, from the coding sequence ATGGCCGGCGAAGACAACGAACGCGGCAGTTCTACTTCTACGGTGGCGTTCCCGCTGCCCCACGCTGACCTCGACTTTGTCCCAATCGATCCTCCGTCCCGAGAGACATCGTCCCGTGAAGAGGCAGAGGAACAAGCGTTGTTACTATACGCCCTCCGCCATGCCGCCGGCGTGGACATGGAGATGGAGCCTGGTGATGACGACGACGAACGGTTCGCCCTGCCGATCCCGCACCTCTCGCTCGCCGGTGGCAACCCCTTCCCTTCCCGCACCGCCCGCGTCGCTTCCCCTGCCGTGGCGGTCAAGAAGCTAAAGCTCGAGACGAGGACCTATGGTGGACCAGAATTGGAAGGCAGGAGCGCGGATGACTCCACGGGGTGCGTCATCTGCATCCAGGACTACGAGGTGGGAGACGAGATCAGCGTGGTGCCGTGCTCCGGCAGGCATCAGTTCCACCGGAGATGTATCGACGTGTGGTTCACGCGGAAGCGCCTCTGCCCGCTCTGCCGCCATGCGCTGAGCGCCGAGCTCCAACGCGGCCTGAATTGA